The following proteins are co-located in the Anaerolineae bacterium genome:
- a CDS encoding VOC family protein: MKQKIGYITLLVRDYDEAISFYINKLGFNLIEDTDLGRGKRWVLVAPANAVESCLLLAKASSPYQEKYIGHQSGGRVFLFLHTDDFWRDYQKMRSQNVVFREEPRQETYGTVAVFEDLYGNKWDLLELKKDKQ; encoded by the coding sequence ATGAAACAAAAGATCGGTTATATCACCCTGCTGGTGAGAGACTATGATGAGGCTATTTCGTTCTATATCAATAAACTTGGGTTTAACCTGATTGAGGATACAGATTTAGGCAGGGGAAAACGATGGGTTCTCGTTGCGCCTGCCAACGCAGTAGAAAGTTGTTTGCTGTTAGCCAAAGCGTCCTCGCCTTATCAAGAAAAGTATATTGGTCATCAAAGTGGGGGGCGGGTGTTTCTGTTTTTGCATACAGACGACTTTTGGCGTGACTATCAAAAAATGAGATCACAAAACGTTGTTTTTAGAGAAGAACCACGGCAAGAGACTTACGGCACTGTGGCGGTATTTGAGGATCTTTACGGAAATAAGTGGGATCTGCTAGAATTGAAAAAGGACAAACAATGA